From Pseudoalteromonas viridis, the proteins below share one genomic window:
- a CDS encoding RimK family protein yields the protein MLSTLFVVDQNADILPLNDNVVTFETYLQEYPKLGESKLRVINLCDCRRYLSQGYYCSLLAEARNHQALPSVKVINELGDEGCTVYLSQAWCTQQGIAVSQALSLLICMGETQQTEYTKLAAHLFAQFQAPLLTVHVQPQGNGLQVQVLRSDFSSIEQDELAFCTQVLSRVHAMQWKKRKSSKKHRWDLAMLVDHQEQLPPSNKNAVSRFVKAGAKLGIKVHLVEAAELYNLSQFDGLFIRETTAIDHHTYRLAQEAEQKDLVVIDDPSSILRCCNKVFLHDAFNYKKVPSLETRFVSQCSEAVIEELVEQLSLPMVLKMPESAFSKGVYKVKTKEELQFRLNLLLGESAIVLAQAYLYTDYDWRIGVLNGRAIYACRYHMARNHWQIYNHTSKRNFSGGFDTLPTFEVPKAVLGAALKAAAVVGNGLYGIDIKEHEGKAYVLEVNDNPSIDQGVEDKYLGDELYMQIMSEFLRRLEARGKK from the coding sequence ATGTTGTCTACGCTATTTGTTGTTGATCAAAATGCAGATATCTTGCCACTGAATGACAATGTGGTGACTTTCGAAACATACCTGCAAGAGTACCCCAAACTCGGCGAATCTAAGCTAAGGGTCATTAACCTGTGTGACTGCCGTCGATACCTCAGTCAGGGCTACTATTGCTCCTTGCTGGCAGAAGCGCGTAATCATCAGGCGCTGCCGAGTGTTAAAGTGATCAATGAGCTGGGTGATGAAGGCTGCACTGTGTATTTGTCTCAGGCCTGGTGCACGCAGCAGGGGATTGCGGTGTCACAGGCTTTGTCATTGCTGATCTGTATGGGTGAAACGCAACAGACGGAATATACCAAGCTGGCAGCGCACTTGTTTGCGCAGTTTCAGGCGCCGTTATTGACTGTGCATGTGCAGCCTCAGGGCAACGGGTTACAGGTGCAGGTACTGCGCAGCGACTTTTCCTCAATTGAGCAGGACGAACTGGCATTTTGTACGCAGGTGCTCAGCCGGGTCCATGCAATGCAATGGAAAAAGCGCAAAAGCAGTAAAAAACACCGCTGGGACCTGGCTATGCTGGTTGATCATCAGGAGCAGCTACCGCCGAGTAACAAAAACGCGGTGAGTCGCTTTGTGAAAGCCGGGGCCAAGCTGGGTATTAAAGTCCATCTGGTCGAGGCGGCTGAGCTGTATAACTTAAGTCAGTTTGATGGCTTGTTTATCCGTGAGACCACAGCCATTGATCATCATACTTACCGCCTTGCTCAGGAGGCGGAGCAAAAAGACTTAGTGGTGATTGACGACCCCAGCTCTATTTTGCGTTGTTGCAATAAAGTGTTTTTGCACGATGCGTTTAACTATAAAAAAGTGCCTTCACTGGAAACCCGCTTTGTCAGCCAGTGCTCAGAAGCGGTAATAGAAGAGTTGGTTGAACAGTTATCACTGCCTATGGTGCTTAAGATGCCGGAAAGTGCGTTTTCTAAAGGCGTGTACAAGGTAAAAACCAAAGAGGAGCTGCAATTTCGGTTGAATCTCTTACTGGGCGAGTCGGCCATTGTGCTGGCCCAGGCATATTTGTACACCGATTATGACTGGCGCATTGGGGTACTGAACGGACGCGCCATTTACGCGTGCCGCTATCATATGGCACGTAATCACTGGCAGATCTATAACCACACCTCAAAGCGTAACTTCTCGGGCGGATTTGATACGTTACCGACCTTTGAAGTCCCTAAGGCTGTGCTGGGCGCCGCACTGAAAGCGGCGGCCGTGGTAGGTAATGGCTTGTATGGCATCGACATTAAAGAGCATGAAGGCAAGGCCTATGTGCTGGAAGTGAACGATAACCCCAGCATTGATCAGGGTGTCGAAGACAAGTACCTGGGAGATGAACTGTATATGCAGATCATGTCGGAATTTTTGCGTCGTCTTGAAGCGAGAGGTAAAAAGTAA